Proteins from a genomic interval of Paenibacillus sp. RC334:
- a CDS encoding sugar phosphate isomerase/epimerase, whose amino-acid sequence MKLGVFMVLFGGRSLEEALDYVASQGLDAVEIGTGGNPGDKHCKPDELLDNETALKNFKKAVESRGLTISALSCHGNPLHPQKHLAQADHEAFLKTVRLAEKLEVPVVNTFSGCPGDHEDAKYPNWPVAPWPNDFQEVLKWQWENKIIPYWTEAGKFAADHHVKIGLELHGGFSVHTPATLLRLREAVGEVIGANLDPSHMWWQGIDPVQAVQILGREGAIHHFHAKDTTIDPINVNKYGLTDMQDYSNMLDRAWQFRTVGYGHDIKTWADIISALRLVGYDYVVSIEHEDGLMSVEEGFTKAVHNLRQVLIEEPLSEMWWV is encoded by the coding sequence TTGAAACTTGGAGTATTTATGGTATTGTTCGGCGGACGTTCACTGGAAGAGGCTTTGGACTATGTAGCATCCCAAGGACTGGATGCAGTAGAAATCGGCACAGGCGGTAACCCGGGCGATAAACACTGCAAGCCGGATGAACTGCTGGACAACGAAACAGCGCTCAAAAACTTCAAAAAAGCAGTAGAGTCCCGTGGACTGACCATTAGCGCACTCAGTTGTCATGGCAACCCGCTCCATCCGCAAAAGCATTTGGCACAGGCTGATCACGAGGCGTTTCTTAAAACGGTTCGTTTGGCAGAAAAGCTGGAAGTTCCCGTTGTGAACACCTTTTCCGGCTGTCCGGGTGATCATGAGGATGCGAAGTATCCGAACTGGCCTGTTGCGCCGTGGCCGAATGATTTTCAGGAAGTGCTAAAATGGCAATGGGAAAATAAAATTATCCCTTACTGGACCGAAGCCGGAAAATTCGCAGCAGATCATCACGTCAAAATCGGGCTGGAGCTGCACGGTGGCTTCTCCGTTCATACGCCAGCGACCTTGCTTCGTCTGCGTGAAGCGGTCGGGGAGGTCATTGGTGCCAATCTGGATCCGAGCCATATGTGGTGGCAGGGTATTGATCCGGTACAGGCGGTTCAAATTCTGGGCCGAGAGGGAGCCATTCACCATTTTCATGCCAAGGATACGACGATTGACCCGATTAATGTGAATAAATACGGTTTGACCGATATGCAGGATTACTCGAATATGCTGGATCGCGCTTGGCAGTTCCGTACTGTCGGCTATGGACATGATATCAAAACATGGGCGGATATTATTAGTGCTCTTCGCCTGGTGGGTTACGATTATGTAGTGAGTATTGAGCACGAGGATGGTCTGATGTCCGTTGAGGAAGGCTTTACTAAAGCCGTCCACAATCTTCGCCAGGTCCTCATTGAAGAACCTCTGAGCGAGATGTGGTGGGTCTAA
- a CDS encoding Gfo/Idh/MocA family oxidoreductase: protein MSKTLKIGIIGCGGIATGKHLPSLAKQKRAEIVAFCDIILERAEEAAAKFGAEGSQVYSDYRKLLENKDIEVVHVCTPNDSHSEITVAALEAGKHVLCEKPMAKTAEQAREMLDAANRTGKKLSIAYQNRYRNDSLYLKQLVEQGELGEIYLGKAIALRRRAVPTWGVFLDEDKQGGGPLIDIGTHALDLTLWLMDNYKPKSVLGSTFHKLGDRKNAANAFGPWNPEEFKVEDSAFGFITMQNGATIVLESSWALNVVEFGEAKTLLCGTEGGADMQDGLRINGEKNSRLFDTKIDLDAGGVAFYSGETENEADREARLWIEAILDDKEPLVKPEQALVVTEILEAIYESARTGKAVYFD from the coding sequence ATGTCTAAAACACTCAAAATCGGAATTATTGGTTGTGGGGGCATTGCTACTGGCAAGCATTTGCCGAGTCTTGCCAAGCAAAAGCGTGCAGAGATCGTTGCTTTCTGTGACATCATTCTGGAACGTGCGGAGGAGGCCGCAGCAAAGTTTGGTGCTGAAGGCTCCCAGGTTTATAGTGATTACCGTAAGCTGCTTGAAAATAAAGACATTGAAGTCGTACATGTATGTACGCCCAACGACTCGCACTCGGAAATTACGGTAGCTGCGCTTGAGGCAGGTAAGCATGTGCTGTGCGAGAAGCCGATGGCCAAAACCGCCGAGCAGGCTCGAGAAATGCTAGATGCTGCGAACCGTACAGGTAAAAAGCTGTCCATTGCGTATCAAAACCGTTATCGCAATGACAGCTTGTACCTGAAACAATTGGTCGAGCAGGGAGAGCTTGGCGAGATTTACCTGGGCAAAGCCATTGCTCTGCGTCGCCGCGCGGTTCCGACTTGGGGAGTATTTCTGGATGAGGATAAGCAGGGTGGCGGTCCACTTATTGATATTGGGACGCATGCGCTCGACCTGACTCTCTGGCTGATGGATAATTACAAGCCTAAAAGCGTGCTGGGCTCAACCTTCCATAAACTCGGAGATCGTAAAAACGCGGCGAATGCTTTTGGACCGTGGAACCCTGAGGAATTTAAGGTAGAGGATTCTGCCTTTGGCTTTATTACCATGCAAAATGGAGCCACTATTGTATTGGAATCCAGTTGGGCACTGAACGTTGTAGAATTTGGCGAAGCCAAGACACTGTTATGCGGGACTGAGGGCGGAGCCGATATGCAGGACGGTCTGCGTATTAACGGGGAGAAAAACAGCCGCTTGTTTGATACGAAAATTGATCTGGATGCGGGCGGTGTAGCCTTTTACTCCGGAGAAACGGAAAACGAAGCGGATCGCGAAGCCCGTCTGTGGATCGAAGCCATTCTGGACGATAAAGAGCCGCTTGTGAAGCCGGAACAGGCGCTGGTAGTTACTGAAATTTTAGAAGCTATCTATGAATCGGCGCGTACAGGAAAAGCCGTCTATTTTGATTAA
- a CDS encoding sugar phosphate isomerase/epimerase: MAKVGLQLYTVREELEQDFEGTLRKVAELGYKGVEFHAFFGRSAKDVRALLDELGIEVIGTHIQYTRLLDHLDEEIAYHKELGNKYLIVPYLTEEQRQWDEIFANLHRIGEKVKEHGLVLAYHNHDFELTEKISDRPVFDVLYDAVPADLLQVEMDTCWVYYGGYDPVEYIGRYRGRLPIIHLKDMARDEQHKAVTVELGKGEVQLQAITDAAIQAGVNWIVVEQDFSSNPPIESIETSFKWLQQYAAQGGNIHV; encoded by the coding sequence ATGGCTAAAGTAGGATTGCAATTGTACACAGTAAGGGAAGAACTTGAACAGGATTTTGAAGGTACGTTGCGCAAGGTAGCTGAGCTGGGCTATAAAGGGGTTGAATTTCATGCCTTTTTCGGACGTAGTGCCAAGGATGTCAGAGCGCTTTTGGATGAGCTGGGCATAGAAGTTATTGGAACTCATATTCAATATACCCGCCTGCTGGACCATTTGGATGAGGAGATCGCTTACCACAAAGAATTGGGCAACAAGTACCTAATCGTTCCTTATTTAACCGAAGAACAGCGCCAGTGGGATGAGATTTTTGCCAATTTGCATCGTATTGGTGAAAAAGTGAAAGAACATGGCTTAGTTCTGGCTTACCATAATCATGATTTTGAATTGACGGAGAAAATTAGTGATCGTCCGGTATTTGATGTTCTATATGATGCAGTTCCCGCTGATTTGTTGCAGGTCGAAATGGATACTTGTTGGGTATACTACGGAGGCTATGATCCTGTGGAATACATCGGACGTTATCGCGGACGCCTGCCTATCATTCACTTAAAGGATATGGCACGTGACGAGCAGCACAAAGCAGTTACCGTAGAGCTTGGCAAAGGAGAAGTGCAGCTTCAGGCCATTACAGACGCCGCTATTCAGGCAGGCGTGAACTGGATCGTCGTGGAACAGGATTTCAGCTCGAATCCTCCAATCGAAAGCATTGAAACCAGCTTTAAGTGGCTCCAACAATACGCAGCTCAGGGAGGAAATATTCATGTCTAA
- a CDS encoding Gfo/Idh/MocA family oxidoreductase → MERMKAGIIGCGNISAVYLENLQNSPLIEVVAVADLLEERAKARANEFNIENAYKVDELLRQPEIELVFNLTVPGSHALTDMAILEAGKHVYSEKPLAVSLEDGKRVLDLAKAKNLRVGCAPDTFLGAGIQTARYAIQNGMIGQPVAATAFFMGRGPEWWHTDPEFFYVAGGGPMFDMGPYYLTSLIHVLGPIRRISSSVGIQIPDRYIHSGPKSGTPLRVQTPTHLTGTMDFHNGAIVTLIASFDIQGATDLPRIEIYGTEGTLSLPDPNFFNGDVKLRRSGEETAELVEPLFECGKNERGIGAGEMVRAIRSEKNHRANVELAYHVLEAMHAFQRSSLEGKHITLESTFEPDEDLYHGTDITIHPS, encoded by the coding sequence GTGGAACGAATGAAGGCCGGGATTATCGGCTGCGGTAACATTAGCGCGGTATACCTTGAAAATCTCCAAAACAGTCCGCTTATCGAAGTGGTGGCCGTGGCTGATTTATTGGAGGAAAGGGCCAAAGCGAGGGCCAATGAATTTAACATTGAAAACGCATACAAGGTAGATGAATTGCTTCGTCAGCCCGAGATTGAGCTTGTTTTTAATCTGACCGTGCCTGGCAGCCATGCACTAACGGATATGGCGATACTGGAGGCAGGCAAGCATGTGTACAGTGAAAAGCCTTTGGCGGTTTCCTTGGAGGATGGCAAACGCGTTCTGGATCTAGCCAAGGCAAAAAACCTGCGTGTCGGCTGTGCCCCGGATACATTTCTTGGCGCGGGTATTCAGACTGCACGCTATGCCATACAAAACGGAATGATTGGGCAGCCCGTAGCCGCTACTGCCTTTTTTATGGGTAGAGGTCCCGAGTGGTGGCATACTGATCCGGAATTTTTCTATGTCGCTGGAGGCGGTCCGATGTTTGACATGGGACCTTACTATTTGACGTCGCTGATCCATGTGCTGGGTCCGATCCGGCGAATCAGCAGTTCAGTGGGCATTCAGATTCCTGATCGTTACATACATTCCGGTCCCAAAAGCGGCACACCGCTGCGGGTACAGACACCAACGCATTTGACCGGAACGATGGATTTCCATAACGGAGCCATTGTAACGCTCATTGCCAGCTTTGACATTCAGGGGGCGACGGATCTGCCGCGTATTGAAATTTATGGTACGGAAGGAACCTTAAGCCTGCCTGATCCGAACTTTTTTAACGGAGATGTCAAGCTTCGCCGATCTGGAGAGGAAACCGCAGAGCTCGTGGAACCTTTATTTGAGTGTGGGAAGAACGAACGCGGAATAGGTGCGGGTGAGATGGTGAGAGCCATTCGCAGTGAAAAGAACCACCGTGCTAACGTGGAACTGGCCTATCATGTATTAGAGGCTATGCACGCTTTTCAGCGCTCCTCATTGGAAGGTAAGCATATTACGTTGGAAAGTACATTTGAGCCAGACGAGGATTTGTATCATGGAACAGATATAACGATTCATCCATCCTAA
- a CDS encoding AraC family transcriptional regulator, giving the protein MSIVEPCQVLTAGYSFHRKPFYSNQPEGIKNYLFRLQTDGRCQARINGEMTRIEAGDLLLFNPIEPYELDIHSELNPMGEQVVESGDYHIFFGGSWVDEWWHHHKRPNRIKVQLTEALLGLFRQLVMEQRRISNPYPEISSYYMRILCLEFDRMLSEHPTSTHHNYLAYQIKNYIEENASSNFKLDDVSSHIGISVSRAVHLFKETFNTSIMQYTLDIRLNMARERIIFSPMSLEQAAESSGFANYTYFHRVFRSRFGMSPKEFRVIHREQL; this is encoded by the coding sequence ATGTCTATCGTCGAGCCTTGTCAGGTTCTTACCGCAGGCTATTCCTTCCATCGTAAGCCCTTTTATTCGAACCAGCCCGAAGGGATCAAAAATTATTTATTTCGTCTACAAACAGACGGACGCTGCCAGGCCCGCATTAACGGGGAAATGACACGGATTGAGGCGGGTGACCTGCTGCTGTTCAATCCTATCGAGCCTTATGAGCTGGACATTCACAGTGAGTTAAATCCCATGGGGGAACAGGTCGTGGAGAGCGGAGATTATCACATTTTTTTTGGAGGCTCCTGGGTAGATGAGTGGTGGCACCATCACAAACGGCCCAACCGCATCAAGGTCCAGCTTACCGAAGCACTGCTTGGCCTATTTCGGCAGCTTGTGATGGAGCAGCGGCGTATTTCTAATCCTTATCCGGAAATATCGAGCTATTACATGCGCATTCTTTGCCTGGAGTTTGACCGTATGCTATCCGAGCATCCGACTTCCACCCATCATAATTATCTCGCTTATCAGATTAAAAATTATATTGAAGAAAATGCTTCTTCCAATTTTAAGCTGGATGACGTGTCCTCACACATCGGCATCAGCGTATCCAGAGCTGTACATCTGTTCAAGGAAACATTTAATACGAGTATTATGCAGTACACACTGGATATCAGGCTCAACATGGCGAGGGAGCGCATTATTTTCAGCCCCATGTCTTTGGAACAGGCAGCCGAATCGTCCGGTTTTGCAAACTATACGTATTTTCACCGCGTATTTCGCTCCCGCTTCGGCATGTCGCCCAAGGAATTCAGAGTGATCCACCGCGAGCAATTGTAG